Part of the Aneurinibacillus sp. REN35 genome, AGTATTCTCAAAGTAGCGCTCGAGGCGACCGATTTTTTTCTCTACATAGTCTCGGAGTGCAGGAGTTACTTCGATATTTTCACCACGGGTGTTGTATTGCATATGGATACTCCTCCTTTCATCTATATCTATATATTCCCCTTTCTCGACTGATAATCCTTCTTTATCCGACATTTTTTTACCATCTTTTGCGAACTTTTTGTGACGTTGCGGCAGCACAGTATAGACCAAAGCTTCATCATACTGCCTGTATCTACAATAAAGCATCAAACTACCGTCAAAAAATCAACTACAAAAACAGCTATCAGAATATGGTATAAATAAGAATAAGGAAGATTTTACAAAGGGGGAATAGAAGATGACGCTTGTGCCTACATCTTATGAGCTCATTGGGCGCATCCTACATACAGACATATACAATGAAAAGGGAACGCTGCTGCTGGGCGCAGGCAAAATGCTCACTGCCAAAGACATTGATGCGATGCTCATCAACGGCGTATTTGAAATTGCGGTCAAAGGAGCAGCCGAGCCGTCAATACCAATCGATAACATCGCCCCGCCACTCCTGCAGGAAATCGATCAAGCATGGAGTTATGCGCCGGAAATGGCTGTGATCTATAAGGAAACGTTATCAGGTATCAAAAGCCTGCTTGAAGAAGCACAGAATGGAGCCCAACCTAACGTACAGGACATCGTAGCCCGCTTCTCCCCTCTTCTGACCCACGCCTTAGAGAACCGGTACGTTTTCCATCCGCTTCACACACTTAAAGGCAAAGATGAATATACGTACCGCCACAGCATCAACACCGGCCTTCTCTCAGGTCTCATCGCGCGCCTGCTCGGTTTGCCGGATGCGGTATGCATGGAAGTCGGTGTCGCCGGATTGTTCCATGATATCGGCAAACTGGAGATTTCCGATGATATTCTTAACAAGCCTACAGAATTAAATGAAGCGGAACGAGAACACATGCACCGTCATACACAATACGGATATGCCCTGCTGCGCAAAATCCCTAATCTTCCCCGATCCTTTGCTGATGTCGCCCTGCTTCATCACGAGCGGCTCGATGGATCTGGCTATCCGTTTGGACTGAAGCATGAGAATATTCCACTGTCGGTTCAGATCGTATCAGTAGCAGATAAGTTCGATGCACTTGCATCCGATCGTGTATATAAGGCGAAGGTGTCACCCTTCGAAGCGGCTGCTGTGCTATGGAGTGCTCAATTTGCCGGAAGGATGAATCCTGCTGTCGTCACACCGTTCGTGACATATATTCTAGAGTCATATGTGAGTTCGCGGGTGCGCTTATCGAACGGAGAGGAAGGCGTAATTGTGCGGTATAGTCTGCAAGATCCGTTGCGCCCGCTCGTGCGGATGGACAGTGGAGACTTTCTTGAATTGGATAGAATGAGGGAGATTATAATTACTGAAGTGCTCTAACAATTTTTAGGTAATACTGAAAAACCCCTGAGGAAATTTCCCTCAGGGGTGTAATTATCATTCGTTGTATGTGGATCTACCTTGATTCCATTACTTGGAAAGGTGATGCATATTACAACTTAATAACGTTTGCTGCTTGAGGTCCACGAGCGCCTTCAACGATTTCGAATTCAACGCTTTGTCCTTCTTCAAGCGATTTGAAACCTTCGGATTGAATAGCAGAGAAGTGTACGAATACGTCGTCTCCATCTTCGCGTTCGATGAAACCATAACCTTTTTCAGCATTAAACCATTTTACTTTACCTTGCATCAAATACATCCCTTTCCGTCAATAAAATATGAGAACATGTTATCGTGTTATCGTGGTTCCCACATCTAGAATATACCACTACATTCAAGGACAAGTCAAATTAAATCAGTCGACGAAACCGGCAGTTATTCGACAATTGCGAAAAGAGTGCTTCTTTCCTAATCCGTTGCAAATCGCTTCTCTAGATACGCCACAAAGCGCGAAATGATGAGGGTAAGGATCAGATATACCACCGCCATCGTGAGGTACGATTCCCAACGGGCAAAGGTTGATTTCGCTGTCGCATAGCCTGCATAAGCAAGCTCCGGTGCCGCAATAACCGCAAGCAGTGACGAGTCCTTGAGAAGTGCGATGAATTCATTGCCGAGCGGCGGAATCATCCGCTTAAATGCCTGAGGCAGGATGACATGGCGCATTGCTTGTCCACTGTCCATCCCCAGCGAACGCGCCGCTTCCATCTGACCACGATCAATGGATTGAATCCCTGCTCGGAAAATCTCCGCGATATAGGCCCCTGCATTCAGGGAAAGCGCCACAAAACCTGAAAACACAGCGGATGGCGGCTCACCACCTATAAACAATGCCCAAAGCTCCGGAATGGCCGCAAAGTGAATCAATAGAATCTGCACAAACAGCGGTGTGCCTCGAAACACAGTTATGTATGCTACGGACGGCCAGCGCACCAACGGATTTTTCGATAAACGTCCGAGCCCAAAAATCAATCCTAGAATCGTTCCTACAAAGACCCCAACAGAGGTGAAAAGAATCGTATATCCTACACCGCGGATAAACATCTCACGGTATTCGTAAATGACACTCCAATCCAATACGTCCACAGCCTTTCTTTGTCACTTTCCTATGCTACCAATGTAAACAGGCGAAAAGTGCGCGGGAACTTGTCCGCGCACCCTCTTTATGCATAACGTATTCATTATACCGGATAAACATACGGATGCCTAGTTCTTTTTTCGACTTTCTTTATTTTTAGCTCACCCGCTTCTTCTCACCTTATTCCTTATTTCTTCTCTTCACCAAAATATTGCTTGAAGATCTCATCATACTTACCGTTTTCTTTAATTGTCTTCAGCCCTTTATTGATTTCCTCTACTAGCTGCGTATTGCCTTTCTTCACCATTAAGCCATACTGTTCAGGCACAACGTTCGGATCTTTTACCGTCTTATAGCCTGCCTTGCCGGAATTCTTAAGGAAATCATTCAGTACCGCATTATCAGCTACTACCGCATCAACACGCTGGGCATACAGCTCTTCTACTGCGGATGGCGTATCATCAAAGCCTTTAAGTTTTGCATTGCCTTTGCCTAAGACCTTCTCGGCAAGAGCCGCACCTGTCGTACCACTCTGTACCCCAACACGCATATCCTTAATATCTTCAATCTTCGTCACATTGGCGCTCTCCGGTACCATAATCAACTGGAAGGCATCAAAGTACGGATCAGAGAAATCATATTTCTTCTTGCGCTCATCATTGATCGTAATGGCAGAGATTCCGATATCACGCTTGCCTTTATCGATGTCTTCAAAAAGCGGGTCCCAACCTGCATGCTCAATCTGTAATTCCCAACCATTCACTTCTGCAATCGCCTTTACGATATCCATATCAAAGCCCACCGGCTTGCCATCCGGTCCCTGCTTCTCAAACGGCGGGTATGCCGCATCTGTACCGACCTTGAGAACCTTCTTCTCGCCGCCGGAAGCCGCCTCCTTGCCCGCTTCCGCCTGCCCGCTTGCAGGCTTGCTTGCTCCCTTATCTCCGCCCCCGCATGCCGCGACCATGACGGCAAGCAGCACTAGCATGAACGCAGATAAAAGCGCTTTCATCTGTTTTTGCTTTTGCATCGTGTCCAGTGTCCCCCTTTTGTCCATTTGTTTGTAGATAATAATGTTTGATTTAATTATAAGGAGTGAACTAGGCAAATACAATTAAAAAATATAAGAATTAATAGAATTTTTATAGTTATTTTATTCCTTTATCGCTTTACCGCAAAATATTAAAGGGATAAATACCCAAAAGAAAAGCCCGAGAAAGTCGAGGAATGACTTTACTCGGGCGTTAATGATAGATCGTAAGTTTAGCCTTTGAGAAGCTGCAGAATGCCCTGCGGCAGTTGGTTAGCCTGTGCAAGCATCGCGGTTGCTGATTGGTTAATGATATTGAGCTTCGTGAACTCGGTCATCTCTTTCGCCATGTCTGCATCGCGGATGCGGGACTCGGCGGCTGTCAGGTTTTCGTTCGCCTGCGTGATGTTGTTTACGGTGTGCTCCATACG contains:
- a CDS encoding HD-GYP domain-containing protein, giving the protein MTLVPTSYELIGRILHTDIYNEKGTLLLGAGKMLTAKDIDAMLINGVFEIAVKGAAEPSIPIDNIAPPLLQEIDQAWSYAPEMAVIYKETLSGIKSLLEEAQNGAQPNVQDIVARFSPLLTHALENRYVFHPLHTLKGKDEYTYRHSINTGLLSGLIARLLGLPDAVCMEVGVAGLFHDIGKLEISDDILNKPTELNEAEREHMHRHTQYGYALLRKIPNLPRSFADVALLHHERLDGSGYPFGLKHENIPLSVQIVSVADKFDALASDRVYKAKVSPFEAAAVLWSAQFAGRMNPAVVTPFVTYILESYVSSRVRLSNGEEGVIVRYSLQDPLRPLVRMDSGDFLELDRMREIIITEVL
- a CDS encoding cold shock domain-containing protein, with protein sequence MQGKVKWFNAEKGYGFIEREDGDDVFVHFSAIQSEGFKSLEEGQSVEFEIVEGARGPQAANVIKL
- a CDS encoding amino acid ABC transporter permease; this encodes MFIRGVGYTILFTSVGVFVGTILGLIFGLGRLSKNPLVRWPSVAYITVFRGTPLFVQILLIHFAAIPELWALFIGGEPPSAVFSGFVALSLNAGAYIAEIFRAGIQSIDRGQMEAARSLGMDSGQAMRHVILPQAFKRMIPPLGNEFIALLKDSSLLAVIAAPELAYAGYATAKSTFARWESYLTMAVVYLILTLIISRFVAYLEKRFATD
- a CDS encoding basic amino acid ABC transporter substrate-binding protein, translated to MQKQKQMKALLSAFMLVLLAVMVAACGGGDKGASKPASGQAEAGKEAASGGEKKVLKVGTDAAYPPFEKQGPDGKPVGFDMDIVKAIAEVNGWELQIEHAGWDPLFEDIDKGKRDIGISAITINDERKKKYDFSDPYFDAFQLIMVPESANVTKIEDIKDMRVGVQSGTTGAALAEKVLGKGNAKLKGFDDTPSAVEELYAQRVDAVVADNAVLNDFLKNSGKAGYKTVKDPNVVPEQYGLMVKKGNTQLVEEINKGLKTIKENGKYDEIFKQYFGEEKK